agcaaagaaTCTTAGTATGCAGGCACATGTACAcaacacacatgcacgcacacacacacacacacacgcgcacgcgcacacacactcTTTATCCTGGCTACATTGCTTCCATTTCCCAGGCaactattactatttttaattgtttgttttgacaaaaaggaatacaacttttCTTATAAATGTTCTAATTTCAACTTTAACATGTATACACAATGACTTTCCAGttcctttatttaatttatattatatatttaattatatattatatagtatataatataatattatttactttatttacaaaaaattcTACCTGCATTCTCCCATATATAACCTTCCCCTTGAGATAGGAACATTCTTCAAAGATTGCCAACTCTCCACACTCCACCCTCtttgctttcattcttttctctcataattttatgcatattattatactcattattaatttattccttttattcctccagCTTCATTTCTCCTCCCTAGCCTCCCATGCCCATTTGTTTCATTCAGTTAAAATGGCTATTGTTTTATTATCTTCTTCTGGTGGCTACATTTCTATAGACCAACTAGTGAGTCATAAATTCTTATCTTGATATAACATCTCAGTCTGTGGTCTTGGTGGTTTTGTCTATTTAAAACTGTGTAAAACTGTTCAAGTTAACATCAATTATTAAATAACCACCTTTTGTTTTGGAAATGCATTCATAACTTTATCAGTTAAGTACTATAGCCTTTAACTTTTTAATATatcattgaaaattattttctcatttcttatttatGTGGGGAAATCATGCAATTAGACTTACTGCTTTTTGAGAAGATGCTTTTGTTCTTGGATTACTGTAAAGTCACATCCTTGTCACTACAGACTTTAAACTTGAAAATTATTTGTCTAGATGATTtgaatttggggttcatttgttgttattttgtgaaaatctGCAATCTGATCCTCTTTTTCAATATTTCTAGAAATTTTTCCCACATCATTTCCTGAAACAGTGATGTCAGTTTCTTCTCCTCTTCATGGTTTTTGAGAAGTCTGACAATTCTTAAATTTTCCCCTCCTTGTTTGGTTACTTAGAATCTGTCCCTTTTCCCTAGGTTGATCccaattctttttctagatgCACAGTTTTACGAgatcatattttcttccttttcatgttGTTTTCTATTGAAATAAATCTCTTCTTCTTTGAGTCTATTGTTTTGTTCATAATTATTGTGGACAATGGATAGCTCTATACTATTAACTTTCATCATCTAACTTGGAGGTTTTAGTTCTCTATTGAACTTAAAATGATCAAATAacatgatattattttttaaaatcagtactgGGTCATGTAACATCTGgattaagaaaataatagttcCACTGGTCAGATTGCATAACAgaaaattagaatatttaaaacagaataatctcttataattttttattgttgctatttTATGTTACATTAGTTCTTGAATATAGCTTAACCCTCCTTCCCCTATTCAATGAGTCATCTCTGACTAAATTtaagatttaagaaaataaagaaaaagagcagTTCAAAATAACCATCTAGTAAATTGACCATATATATAATAGCACATGCAATATTCCACAGATATAATTCCCACATCagctacaaaataaataaagtacattttggccattaaaaaaaaaagaaatattttaaggtCTTCCCACTCCCATCACCCTTCTAATAATTGATGGTTTGCGATTAGATTCTGCattcaggacagctaggtggcacagtgcaccagtcctggagccaggaaaacctaagttcaaatccagcctcagatacttagtagccatatgaccctgagcaagtcacttaaccctgcttgtctcagtttcttcatgtaaaatgagctgaaaaaggaaatggcaaaccactctagtatctttgctgagaaaacctcagttagggtcatgaagagttggacacgactgaaaaaggGCTGAAAAATAACATAGTGATATTAATCTAGAAATGGGTAGACTTAAGGTTCCCATCACCTTATTCTAATATATCTCTAACATAGGATCAAGTGACATTGTGATTGCAGTAATCAACTGATCAATAAGTATTTGCTAAGGACCTAATATTTAAGAAAGGAAACACAATGCAATGTAGAAAACACTGACTAAACCTAGAATTCatagaacttggattcaaatcctgactctgatactACCTATGTGAACTTGAATAAGTCTCTTAGATTCCCTGAACCTCTCTGGTTCATTTTAGAGATTTGATTTTTCTCATGatttagagttttatttttctcatatgtaaaatgagggggctagaCTAGGTGGTCTCCGAGGTTCCTTACAATTTTAGATCTCTGGTCCTATGATATTATGTGCCAAGTTCTGTGTTAGGTGctgagatacaaaggcaaaaaagccctcaaggagcttatattctattggggaaaccatagatagatagatagatagatagatagatagatagatagatacatacatacatacatacatacatacatacatacatacatacatacacatatgcatacatacacatatgcatacatacacatatgcatacatatatacatatatggaaagAGACAcacaaagaagagagaggagaaagaaaaaagagagaagggtgagagaaagagaagagaaataaaaatgatagaagagagaaagagaggagaaagaaaaaagaaagagaagagagaaagaaaaagaaaggagggaaaaaggtggggagggaggaagagagagagaagaggatatgAGGAAGGCAATGCATTCCacataaaaacagaaatatgaGGAGTATTTTATATAAGAACCAacaagaaggccaatttggctggattACACTGCATGAAAGCTATAAAGGATAATAAGGCTAGAAACAAAGTTTagagtcagattgtgaaggactttaaatgccagataGAGATTGTTATGGCACTGACACTAAGACAAACAAAACATTCAACTCAATAGGAATGActtctttgtctcttctttttaGAAGTGATACAATTTCCCCCACTCATAAAGGCTCAAGAAGGGGACACAATCAATATCACCTGTTTAGCCAGTGGAAAATTACATGGGCTCTACCTGAGGCGACTTACTGTCATGAGAATGAAAGTGATATATCTCTCAGAAAATGAATTCATCACAGCAATGAATTACAAGAATCGTACCAGCATCTCTGGGCCCTTGAGCAATCTGATGGTCACAATAACCAATGTACAACTGAATGACACTGATGTCTATATCTGCGAAGGCATAATGATTCGTGAAAACCTCCAGGGAAACGGCACCATAGTAGTGGTAACAGGTACCCAATTCTGCTCATACTTCAGAGAAATGAATACCACTCCTCAAGCCTTTGCTTATGCTGTATACTTCTTCTgctctctgtttgccttagtcccATTCTTCCTTTCATGAAGAACTACACTAGTCCTTAGAAATCCACTCAAAGTCCTccctagggggcagctaagtagctctaagccaggcttagagacaggaggtcctaggttcaaatctgccttcagacacttcctagctgtgtgatcctggtcaagtcacttcaccttgttggcctcagtttcttaatctttaaaatgattttggCTTTGGGCACAGTCAATTTAAGTTACAAGGACAACCCAAAAAGCTAGTGAAAATTTGGTACTGTAGCTCAGGAGGAAAATCTATAGTTAGAAATTGTCCATTCtcatagagggaaaaattgaagTCATAGAAGTGGAtgaaataacaaaggaaaaagcatagaggaagaagagaccaAAGATAGAGCTTTGATGGAAACCCACATTTAGAAGGTAAGAAGTACAAATAGAACTAATAAAGAAAGAATAGTCAAGAGGAGAGTAACCACAAGTGCGCAATGTAGTGGcagcaaaggagaagaaagattGATGCAGATAAGTGTTGTGGAGACCTGAAGAAGACTGAGGACTCTGGGAGAcacaaagatgaataagacatTGTCCCTTACCTCAGGGAGCTTAAAATCTTAAACAAATAAAGCAGTGATACTTACAAAGTAAAATGTAGCAAAAAGAGCCACATGAGTAGTATAGAGATTTGTGGGGTTCAGGGGAAGGAGAGCCTACTCCAAGATGAAAGGCAGATGACCTAAAACCAGACCCCATACAGACAAGGAGCTCCCAAATGGAAGTGATCAGGGTCTAAGAGGTGTTTAACTATCAGTAAGGAGTAAAATAAGTTAAGGAACAGTCGGGAGTAATGGCCTGGGCAAGTTCCAATGCTGTCACAAATCCTTTATGATGGTATTGATTCATGGTAGAGCCTGGCCCAAGTTCATCTCCATTGATTTTCCGTAGGATGGATGCAGGgcccagaatcacaaaatgtaagaACTAAGAGGCACCTTAGAAATGCTCTTTTCTAACACTCACTTTACAGATTTGAGGAAATGAAAGGCtcagagacattttttttttatcctgggactccaggagcatagggccacaaccagtaggcaatgggtcacacagtcgctcagggtcacccagctgggaagtgtctgagcccaggtttgaacctaggacctttcgtctctaggcctggctctcaatccactgagctagcccagctgcccctactttaggttgcagtttctttagcagatgtagtttttacagggtggggttgctagccccacgcccaaccctcctcctttttcatccgggctagggaccgtccctggcccaggagtggtaagggtgggcaataggggtcaagtgacttgcccaaggtcacacagctggaagtgtccgaggccggacttgaacctaggacctccagtctctaggcctggctctcaatccactgagccacccagctgccccatcagaGACATTAGGCAACATATAATcaatcacacagttaataagtgacagagttgggatttgaactccagacacACTGTATCTACAATGTTTTTTCTACTACTTAGGAAAATGGAGGCTTTGCCAAATTAAATGATTCTCCCAATTCACAATTAGGGACACAAAGGTATCAGCCCTTTCTTTTTCAGTACTCCCCAGATATCTGTGGTACCCACCTGAAGCTTGTCAGAAACCTGCAATTCACTCTTTACCATTTtctcttcccagaaaaaaaatggaaacaagagGTTGggggggaaaatggaaataagaatctTCAGGTATATCCATATACATACCCAATCATGATGGTGCTATTTTTCGCCTTTGGACTGGCCCTGGGACCACTGTatatgaagatgaagaaactggtaAGTTAACCAGACCCATTTCTTGTCTTGTGCCCTTTTATTTGCCTCTTTCCCCACCTAAAAGGCTGAGCTTCTCCCAAAAgcacagaagaaagaagagataacgtgagataaaaaaaatgtttggaaatCCCAAATACCATCACGTTATTTTTTGTTGGGCTCCTTAGAGCAGAGGTCCCAAAATGAAATGTCTCTGGAGCACTTAGATCAGAAGCAGTATTGGTTGGGAAGAGCAGGTCGTgtagtggggaaggaaggagtagAGTTTAGGAATCATTGGTAAAATAGCCATAAACCCTGAAACACAGAAAATAGCTATAGACAGGACATACAATAAGAGGATGTAGATTTCCAAAGATTCATTGTCAAAGACATTTTGGGGAATACTCTTTGGCTGCATAGGATCTTGCTTTCATGATTAGAGAGAAAGCTAGGAAATTTGTTCCATACTAGTGTCTTAGCTTCTTTCTCTAACTTTGTCAGAGACCTTAAACCCCTAAACTAAAATCTCTAAAAATTCTCAGTAGGAGAATCTCAGTAAAAACCAGGAGACACAGGAGAAAATAGGAAGTTAAATTGTATTTCCAGAGTAGAGACAAATCTCAAGCTCAGCTCTGACAAGACTGTAATGTCAGTCACTGACAGACTCCAAGTCTCTTGCGTGTGTGTAAAtgcatataggtatatataaagaGTATGTATAGATATGTATGGTGCATGTGTGTTTtgtgcatatgcatacatatggaTAGTGTGTATGtgtagtatatatgtgtatacatactgGGTCCAGGTCTAGGTCTACCCATGACATAGGCTCTGAAGATCTTTGGAAGACTAGGtgcctcagtgaattgagagccaggcttagagacagaagatcctggattcaaatttggtctcagatactttctaagtgtatgatcctggacaagtcacttaacccccattgaaaagcccttaccattcttctgccttggaaccaatacacagaattgatactaagatggaagatgagggttttaaaaagagagagattagagaTCTTGTCCTCACTCAGCTCCTTCCTAGGGGTTCATCCTTAGACAGATTACTTCCTATGTCCATACAATGGACTTAATCAAAACTTACATAtctgtagcactttaaagtttgcaaagcattttccatacatgtgcatctcatttgatcctcccaactaCTCTAttaggtgggtgctattattattcctgtttttacaaatgatgaaattgagacTCAAAAAATGCCAGCAGGTCAGTTTATCTAGAACAGACAGTGTAAAAAGGAGTTACATGCAACAAGCCTAGAAAGACAGTTCAATCCAGACTGTGAAGACCTTTCAGGGTCAGAGGAGTTTGTATTATATTCTAGAGACATTAAGAAACCAATGAAATTGTTCAATCTGCTGAGTAATTGGCTTAGCTCTTTCAGTGTTGGGAATATCATCTTAGCAGtgtggaggatagactggagaaggaagaggtagGATACAGGAAGACAATTAAACTATAGCAAAAATCCAGGTAAAAGGTGACAAGAACCTAAATTAGAGCTGATGTATAGCGATATACAAGATGTTGGGGGTGAGGGAGTAGAAAGGACATGGTGACAAAAAAATTAGATATGAGAGCGAAAAATATAGGATTTCAAATCTGACTAGAGGAATAATGGAGTGGACTgctaggtggctgagtagatagagagccagggcaagaaaaggaaggtcctaggttcaaatctgaccttagacacttcctagctgtgtgactctggatatgTCATTTAActctccattgcctatcctttaatgcttctaccttggaaccaatacacaatgttgattctaagagggaagtaaagggttaaaagaaaagaatagtggTACCTTCTACAGAATTAAGAAagttagaaggaaggaaggggttcCAGAGCAAGATGAGAAAttcttttttggacatgttgagtgtGTCATGCCTATAGGACATCTTTTAGTGCTCATTCTATGATCCCAGATGtgtcagaaatagaatttgaacctggaatcaggtCTCCTCACTGCCTCTCTTTAGAAACACAAGATGTTATTGTGGAATGAAAAAATAGCGACAATAACAACAGATCTCTACTAGTTAGTGTTTTATTTCTGAGAAAATGTCTGATCTAGTCCTGAGGAGAATGCTTAGCCTACAGAGGGAGAGCTGAGGCCCTCAAATTGAACtagaaataggaaaatagaaataagaaaaactgCTTTtgttttccagagaaagaagttcAATTTAAGAAGGACTCAGAATCCCTTGAATAGCGTATATGAAGACATGTCCTACACCATTCATCGCAACACTATGTGCCAGGATAATGAGTACAATTGACCAGCCTCAAAATGGAGATCAAGCAAGGTACTCCTACAGAAAGAACATTTTCCCTCCCCCATTCTGTAACTTCTTTCTGCTGTAGAAGAAGAAAACAGCCATCACAAATCATCCAAAGATAAAGGAGATCAAGTTGTTTAATGGATGATAAATTTCACGGAATTAGAAATAGAAGAGAGCTGGTCCAGTATATACCAATCTACTCCCATcccattttattccctttagtcaTTTGCCCCTACCCCAATCTGAAGTGGGGAAAAATCTCTTCTCACTTTGTATTTTTACCCTCTTTCAGTCCCAAACCATTCACTTACAGACTTGGGCATGAATcaaaattaattacatttattttaatagcatTCTCAAATAGCATAAAAACACACCAATAGGTAATTAAAACAGGATAAAAGGACGTTTAGTTAAGAAAGCCAGGTCATACAGAAGGCCCAATCTCCTACTTGTATTCCAGTAAGTAGCTAAAAAGAGCATCAAATTGAATAATGgacaaaaatacaaagagaaatttcAGTAAACCTTTTCTTCCAATCCAGCACAGCCAGAAGTTTCAGACACTAGACAAGGAGGTTCACAAGAGCATAGGTAAACAAACTGGACAGGGTATATTGAAAAGGGAAGCTTAAAGTAGTGCCCTAATTGGAAGCACACTAGGAAGAATAGAGGCCATCCAACATTCTGATAATGAAAAACCCaaggaaaagaggggaagaaacaCAACAGGACCCTATTTGGGGAagctcagacacttgctaattgtgtgaccctaaaaGTCTAGcccatattgctcttctgccttggaactgaaataAGTAACTGAAATATCAGGGTGGTATGAATGAGATATTGGTAGGTTCAGGGAATAGGTCCATTACTCAGGGCCAGTAACAGAAGATAACACAGggttttgggaaggccaacagaatGTAGACAAGAGGCTAACAGATCCAGTCCAGACAGAGGTAACAAACACAGGGATGGTTTGGTTTATTAAAGtaagggaaggtaggaaagggaaCTTGGATAACCTTACCTAATATTCACTACCTAACCCTCCCCCAGAGATCTATAGTTATTCCTTCACGGGAAGCCATTAGAGAGATTGAGCTACACTGGTCCTTTACCTATCTACATGAAACCCAGTCCCTTATATAAATAAACTCCTCTAACCCAAAATCCCCTTTGGATGATAACAGAGGTATTGAGTTTAGAAGCTAAACAGGAAAGGGCTCAGGGAGAGGTTCTCACAGACAGATAGCTTAGATGGTTCAAGAAGCTCTGTAGATGTATCAATGAGCCAGCAGAAAACATTCTGCCAGGTACAGGCAGAATGGGATAATATAGCAGAAAGAAAGCCACAGGAGAAAAGCCAGTCTCACTAGGTCCACCCCAGGGAGACAAGACTCTGCTTCAAGGCTTAACTGACTGTTAGAAACAACTCAGTCACTtctgcagaattccagaacctttccCTGACTCTGCATCTTTTTTTTGCAGATCCTGCTCTTAtgtccaaattctctctttccttataacaaaaccAAGacataacattgattctaagactgaaggtaaaggttttaaaaaatgacactACTGAACTGTGAACAATTTTTACTGCagaaatcagaatttttttttatctcagtttccatTAGGTAAGGTGATGTTGATACAACTAAAATTCTAATAATAactaaacaaagaaaatatatgcGACCACATCCTCTTTGCCTTGAGTCACTCTGCAGAAATGGACAGCctagtgctctttttttttttttaacctttaccttcttatgggggttaagtaacttgcccagggtcatgcaactagaaAATACCTGAAGCTGGCATtaaaatccaggacttcctgcctcctggcctggcactctgtccactgagtgacctagctgcTCCTCAGCCTGATATGCTTAAACACTGAGGTCTCTTcaggaagagaggagaattttGTTATTACCTAAAATAGGTTAGGAATAAGAATTAAACCTGTTATTTCACTGTTACTGGATCTTCCCAGGTAAAATATTCTCTCTAGACTGAAGATTGACACCTCCGTggttattaaaacttaaaatggCATTAG
The window above is part of the Gracilinanus agilis isolate LMUSP501 chromosome 4, AgileGrace, whole genome shotgun sequence genome. Proteins encoded here:
- the CD7 gene encoding T-cell antigen CD7, whose product is MFQLMILSVFFLVLSRTTAKDEVIQFPPLIKAQEGDTINITCLASGKLHGLYLRRLTVMRMKVIYLSENEFITAMNYKNRTSISGPLSNLMVTITNVQLNDTDVYICEGIMIRENLQGNGTIVVVTEKKWKQEVGGENGNKNLQVYPYTYPIMMVLFFAFGLALGPLYMKMKKLRKKFNLRRTQNPLNSVYEDMSYTIHRNTMCQDNEYN